The Ziziphus jujuba cultivar Dongzao chromosome 7, ASM3175591v1 genome includes a region encoding these proteins:
- the LOC107406147 gene encoding uncharacterized protein LOC107406147 — METYNEHTTEGNSEIERDLEHSHGKTWSVKMEELIKAKEQLKKAKDSTMQSWLDSKPLIDELERLKSSFAAAENRRTKSVTVISELESQLESINKSIRSKKDEELRATEMINDRNQALDQIREEMERMKQDEEDERQSRIKLKQTLRIKRHTLRSLQLALRAVRMETEAYSASAAEALRYIKCIEMENTNVQLTREDYRALSKKAEDENSLAAWRISVSMEQKLAAEATRDIALAKLKELQSGKRTRGRELRKGKEIGKGDEEGTSTRVEVEAQVDNIGEVTSPKVAAKSTARASQAKPRPKKRRSKRNKNKKMVAKKKLSIFSKLRLCLLNVRKLFQ; from the coding sequence ATGGAGACGTATAATGAGCACACAACAGAGGGCAATTCAGAGATAGAAAGAGATTTAGAGCATAGCCATGGCAAAACATGGAGTGTCAAAATGGAAGAATTGATCAAGGCCAAGGAACAACTCAAGAAAGCTAAAGACAGCACCATGCAGTCATGGCTAGACTCCAAACCTCTCATCGATGAACTCGAAAGGTTGAAGTCCAGCTTCGCAGCTGCTGAAAACCGACGTACTAAGTCGGTTACTGTCATCTCGGAGCTAGAATCACAGCTTGAAAGTATCAACAAGAGCATCAGATCCAAAAAGGATGAAGAGCTCAGAGCCACGGAGATGATCAATGACAGAAATCAGGCACTGGATCAAATTCGCGAAGAGATGGAAAGGATGAAGCAGGATGAAGAGGATGAACGACaatcaagaataaaattgaAGCAAACTCTGAGGATAAAAAGACATACTCTTAGGTCTTTGCAACTAGCACTCCGTGCTGTACGAATGGAAACTGAAGCTTATAGTGCATCTGCAGCAGAAGCACTTCGGTACATAAAATGTATAGAAATGGAAAATACCAATGTCCAACTCACTCGGGAAGACTACCGTGCCTTGTCGAAAAAAGCCGAAGATGAAAATTCCCTTGCAGCTTGGCGTATTTCGGTTTCCATGGAGCAGAAGCTTGCAGCTGAGGCAACCCGAGACATAGCTTTGGCGAAACTGAAAGAACTACAGTCTGGAAAGAGAACGAGGGGAAGGGAActtagaaaaggaaaagaaatcgGAAAAGGAGACGAAGAAGGTACTAGCACTAGAGTGGAAGTGGAAGCACAAGTTGATAACATCGGGGAGGTTACAAGTCCTAAAGTTGCAGCCAAATCAACAGCTCGGGCCAGTCAGGCGAAACCACGACCAAAGAAGAGAAgatcaaaaagaaataaaaataaaaaaatggttgcAAAAAAGAAACTGTCAATTTTCAGTAAACTAAGACTCTGTCTTTTAAATGTAAGGAAATTGTTTCAGTGA